The DNA sequence TGCAGAATCGGGCCGGTCACACTCGACACCAGGCGGGCACCTTCGCCCGAGGTCGGTGCGTGGCCTCCGGGCGAGTCCAGCAGCACGGCGCAGCGTTCGAGGGCCTCCGCCACGCCGGCGGAGAACCGTACAGGGCCGGGCAGGCCGCGCAGCCAGTGCGCCAGATCGCCGAAGAGGGCCGGGGAGCGGTCCGCGTCCCCGCGGACGGTGCTCCACAGCTCTGAGTTCGCGTGCCAGCCGGCCAGCGTGGCATTGCCCGAGCCGATGGCCACCGTCACCCGCTTCGGCCCGGCGAGCAGGACGAGCTTGGGATGGAAGGCGGCGCCGCTGCGGCACTGCGCCAGCCCTGCCACGTAACTGCGGCCGGCACGGCGCACCGACCGCGGATCGGCACTGGTCACAGCCACGTCACCGACGACGGTGACGCGCGCTCCGGCGGCCTGCGCCGCGCCGAGCGCGAAGGACTCGATGAACCCGGGATCGCAGGTGAAGGAAAGCATCAGGACCTCTTGCAGCTGCCGGTCGTGATGCGCCTCCTCCTCGATGAGCAGCGAAAGGGGCGAGGCGATGGCCTGGATCCCCGCATCGGCCGTGATCTCAGACAACGAGGGTCTCCCCGGCTGTAGTGACGTGCCAGCGCCCGTCGGTGTACCCCAGCACACCGGACCCGGCCAGTACGCTCGTGAGCGTGCCGAGCCTCAGCCCGACGTCGTCGCTGCTTTCCTTGCTGGTCCGGTACAGCATTCCGGCGCGTTCATGAAGCCGGGTCGGAAGCCAAAGACTGCCGTCGGGGCGGGTGCGGGCCTTGGACAGGGCGATCCGCCGGGCGCGGGTCAGGAGGTCGGAGGTGAGCTGCCGGGCGAAGTCGCGCAGCTGGTGGGGACGGGCCTCGGTGAAGCGGTGGTGGGTCCACTCGGGTCCCAGCTCGATGCCCCGTCGCCCCAGGAACGCGTCGAGCGTACGACCGTCGAGTTCGTGGACTCGGCGCGCGGTGACGGCCAGCACCCGCAGCTCACGCAGCGGCAGCGGATCGCCCTGCTTCCGCAGGTCCGGCTCCGCCGGCAGCAGGTGCCCGGCCGAGTCGACGGTGGCGGGCAACTCGTCCAGGAAAGCGGCGACGGTGGTGTCCGGCAACTGGGCCGCCAGAGCTTCGGCGAGGTCCTCGACAGTCATGTACCCGTCCACTTGGTCCACGAGCCAACACCACAGCCGTCGCCATGCTCCGACCGCGTAATTGCGCAGGACCACACCGCGCCAGACGGGAGTGACGTGGAGCCCGGCGGCCACGGCGTCGTCGGCCGCGAACGCGCCGAAGGCGATGACGGGCCCGAAGTCGCGGGAGACCGACGCGACGTGCGTTTCGCCCACGACCCGTGCGAGGAGCCGGATGGTCTCCCTTCGGGTGGCCGCGGGGGATCGCGGGGCCTCGGTGTCGGCCCCGGGCGCGCACATCAGCCGGGCGATCCACTGCCCGTCCGGTGCACCGCCGCCCGCGCACACGCACAACCGGTCACCCAGGGGGGCCAGATCGAAGACCCGGAGGTCGCCGGGTGTACGCGCCAGGTCCAGCAGCGGGCCGAGGCCCTCGCGGGCGGCAGCGGCATCGTATGCCCGGCCCGTGGTGAGCATCTTCCGATCCGGCCCGACGATGCCCAGCACCGTTGCCTCGGAAGCCTGGTACGGGGGCCAGAACCCCCACTCGGAGGTCGCGTACCCGCCCCTGCCCGGCTGTGAGGCCTGTTCCAAGGAGACCGTTCCTCCGCGCAGCACCTGGGCGAGCCGGTCGGTCCCGTGGGCGCGGGGGATGGCGGTGTCACCGTGGTCGTGGGCAAAGGAGACGGCAGCGAGCACCACTTCGGACCGACGGAGGAGATCCTGAGTCTGCGCGACGGTGAGCCTCTGGCGAGCGGCCTCGTCGGCGATGAGGGCGTGCAGTGCGAAGTACCGGGCGTGCGGGGTCACCGAGGTCACCCCGGGCACCAGATGGCCTGCCATCCGCCGCACATGCCGCTCAACGGACAGGGGATACAGGCCGGCCGCGACATCGAGGCCCTTCGCCGACCAATCGGGTCCTGCGAGTGTCGCCGTCACCGGGTACTTTCACTCCCTCGACCGAGGTTTCAACAACTGGTCGATGATAGAAGGGTGTTCGCAAACGAGTGGTGCCGGGGCGGCGGCGAGGGCGGGATTCGAACCCACCACGCCTACGCGGGCAGCGCGGGGAACACGACCAGTGAGCCGTCCTTGCTGCGGGCCATCTCGATCGCCACGTCGATCGTGGGGCTGTTCACCACGACGCCGTCGCCCAGCTTGCGAAGCCCGTTCACCGCGCGCAGCAGGCGATCGACGTCACCGACGTGCATCACGGGCAGCAGACTGGACGCGCGTTCCAGATCCAGCGCAGACAGGCGCTGCAGGACCCCGGCGATGCCCGACTCCATTGTGTCGAGGCGCTGCTGGTCGGCCTTGAGCGCGCGGCTGAAGTTCTCGAACAAGTTGCCAGGGTCGGTCTGGGCATGCTCGACGGCCTGCAGGACGATGACCCTCCGCTTCAGCGCGATGGCCAAGGCGGCGAGTTCGAGGTGGGCGCGGAACTTGCCGCCGCGGTCGTCGACGCCAGGGAACGACTTCTTCAGCTTGCCGATCTCGACGGGCTTGCCGGCGGGCAGCTTTTCGACTGCCTTCTGCCACTTGGCGAGGCGGCGGTCAGCGGCGGCCAGCGCCTTGCTGATGGCATGCACTGCCGAGTCCAGTCCCAGCGAGACACCGGGCTTTCCCTGGTCGAGCAGGACGGCGGTGGCCTTTTCGATGGCATCGCGGCAGCCGTCGAGTTCATTGCGCTCGTCATCGAGCTTCTCCTCGTGCAGTTGCTCCAGCAGTTTCGTGATGCGTTTGACGGCCTGCGAGCGCTTGTGGTCGGCATTCGCGCTGACCCCCACCGCTATGGCCATGAGCACCAGCGGCGCGGCCACGGTGAGCGCCGCGCTGCCCGCGGCCGCGAAGCCGGCCGTCGCACCGGCTCCACCGACCGCGCCCGCTGCCGCCGCTCTGCCGACCGGCACGAACGTCGCCTGGGCGGCGATGCCCGTTGAGTTCATGAGCGTTCCGTGGATGCCACCGGCCGCCACCTTCGACGCCATCGGGCGGACGATGCCCTGACCGAGCTGGGCGACGACCTTCGCCGGAACCACCATGCGATACAGGCCTTCGCCGGCCGCGGTCGTCGTGGCCACCGCGGAGGAACCTCGCGCTGATTGCGTGATGAGCTTGGACAGGTGCTCCGCCAAGGGACTCGCGGCATCGAGCGGGATACCGCGGCTGCGGTCGAGATTGCCGGGCAGTGGATGCGCCTCGAGTGTGGCAATCGGCTTGTCGGCCAGGGCGGCCAGCACACTGCGCAGTTCGGCCAGGCGCTCAGCCGTCATCGGCTCGTCTCCGGCCAGTGCGGGCACCCGGACGTCACCGGTGGCCAGCGTCCACACCGGAATTATTGCCTCGCGGTCGTCAGTCATACTCTCCCCTTGATTTCCCACGACAGCCTACGGCTGACATCCGAGCCGAACTGGCGATCTGTCCACGGTGTGGACGAACGAGTACGGCCGTCCACTGAACTCATGGACCGGCGCGGCAGTTCACCTGGGCTCGTCGGCTCCCTCCTCTTCCCGCGGTTCACCCCGCAGCGCGGCGAGGTGGTCCGACAGGGTGCGGGGCGGGGTCCAGCCCTGGGTGTGGGCTCGGGTCAGGTCCAGGACCACGGGGTGGGCCAGCTGGTCCACCCCGTAGCGGCTGAGGGGCGGTTCGCCTGAGGACAGGGATTCCGAGATTCTTGCCGCGGCCCGGGCCAGGGCCGGTGGGAGGTGGCGTATGCGGGCGTGGACGCCGTGGGCGTGCAGGACATCGCGGACGGCCGCGTCACGCCGGTAGGGGCGGGCGTCGGCGATGTTGTACGCGCCGGGGGGCCAGGCGGGAGCCGCCAGGCAGGCCCCGGCCAGGTTTTCCACCGCCGTCAGGCTGAGCGGGACGTCCGGGCCCGGCAGGAAGAGGGTTCCGGCGCGGACCCGGGAGAGCAGCCGGGGCAGGAGCTGGGTGTCGCCGGGGCCGTACACCGCGCGCGGGCGCAGCACCACCGCGCCCGCGGCCAGGGCCAGGGCCTCGCCGGCGGCCTTCGTGCGGCCGTAGGCGTTCAGGTGACCCGTGCGCGGGTGGTCCTCGCGGACGAGCGTGCGGTCGCGGCGGGGGTCGTAGACGCTGGCGCTGCTGACCCAGACCACCGGGCGGGCGCCCGCCGCGTGCAGCAGCCGTGCGGTGCCGGTGACGTTGACCGCGTGCATGACGGCCTCCGCGGGGGAGCCGGGCGCCGGATCGCCGACGGCCGCCGCGCAGTGCACGACGAGGTCCGTGCCCGAGAGGTCCGGCTCCCCGAGGGACGCGTCCCAGAACCGGTGTTCCCCGAGCGGGCCAGGCCTGCGGCCCACGCACACCACCCGAGCCCCGGCCGCCGCCGCGGCGCGGGCGACGTGCCCCCCGCAGAAGCCGCTCGCGCCCGTGACGGCGATCCGGATGCCGGCCGCGTCAGGCCGCCTACGGGATGTCACGCCGCCGCCCGTACGACCAGCGAACGCCAGCCGGGCAGGGCGGCTCGGCGGTCCACCCGGGCCCGGGCCACGACGGGCCGGTGCGGAGCCAGGGCCGCCAGTACGCCGGCCAACTGCTCCCGCGCCAGGCGGGCTCCCGGGCAGGCGTGTGGCCCGGCGCCGAAGACCAGGCGGGCGACGCCGGGCTCGGCGGGGCCGCGCCCATCGGGGTCCCGCAGGTGGGCTCCGGCCGCGTGCCGGGCCACCAGGAGCAGCCGGTCCCCGGCACCGACCGGGCAGCCACCGACCGAGCCGCCGGCCGCGGCCACCCGGGGGAGGAGGGGCGAGGCTGCCGTCACGCGCAGCAGCTCGTCGGCCAGGGCGGGGCACAGGGCAGGGTCCGCCGCCTGGTCCCACAAACCCGCGTCGGCGCACCAGGCCACCGCCCGGGGCAGCGCCGCGACCGTGGTGTTGACGGCCGCGACCGCCAGCATCGCGGCCCGGTCGTCCGCCCCGGAACCCAGGAGCCCGCGGAGCCGCTCGGCGGCGCGGATCGCCGCGGCCCCGGCGCCGGGGCGGGGCGGGCCGGGGAGGTGACTGCG is a window from the Streptomyces sp. NBC_01244 genome containing:
- a CDS encoding NAD-dependent epimerase/dehydratase family protein, which gives rise to MTSRRRPDAAGIRIAVTGASGFCGGHVARAAAAAGARVVCVGRRPGPLGEHRFWDASLGEPDLSGTDLVVHCAAAVGDPAPGSPAEAVMHAVNVTGTARLLHAAGARPVVWVSSASVYDPRRDRTLVREDHPRTGHLNAYGRTKAAGEALALAAGAVVLRPRAVYGPGDTQLLPRLLSRVRAGTLFLPGPDVPLSLTAVENLAGACLAAPAWPPGAYNIADARPYRRDAAVRDVLHAHGVHARIRHLPPALARAAARISESLSSGEPPLSRYGVDQLAHPVVLDLTRAHTQGWTPPRTLSDHLAALRGEPREEEGADEPR